One genomic region from Nocardia vinacea encodes:
- a CDS encoding MFS transporter: MTSTFDLGAPATEKTDPGRRGSHASRWWVLVVLGVAQLMVTLDATVVNIALPAAQQDLGFSDGNRQWVITGYALAFGSLLLLGGRLGDLFGRRTTFVIGLIGFAGASVVGGAANSFEILVAARVGQGVFGALLAPAALSLLTVTFTESSERAKAFGIFSALSGAGAATGLLLGGMLTEWASWRWVMFVNVGFAAVALVGAVLLLAKHVAAGRPEIDIPGTLVVSAALFAVVYGFAHAESTSWTNPVTLGCLIGGVVLLAVFVWLEARVAHPLLPLRLVLDRTRGGSFLAVFVMGMGMFSIFLFLTYYLAVSLGYSPIEAGLAFLPMVAGIVLASTTVPSLLLPRIGPKIVISTSFLVSAAGMARLTQLELGSSFVTGVLPGLVLLGIGLGGVMTTAFQGATAGIHHEDAGVASALINTSQQVGGSISTALLTTVATSAMTDYLTSHQPGPLTVAQAHVASYTATFTWGAGIFVAGAVIAAFLVPNAALAPSEGEPVIAH, translated from the coding sequence GCTCATGGTCACCCTCGACGCTACCGTCGTGAACATCGCGCTGCCCGCAGCGCAACAGGACCTCGGTTTCAGCGACGGCAACCGGCAGTGGGTCATCACCGGTTATGCGCTGGCATTCGGCAGCCTGCTGCTGCTCGGTGGCCGCCTCGGTGACCTGTTCGGCCGACGTACCACCTTCGTGATCGGCCTGATCGGCTTCGCGGGCGCATCCGTCGTCGGTGGCGCGGCCAACAGCTTCGAAATCCTCGTCGCGGCACGTGTCGGCCAGGGCGTCTTCGGTGCACTGCTGGCGCCCGCCGCGCTCTCGCTGCTCACCGTGACCTTCACCGAATCCTCCGAAAGGGCCAAGGCCTTCGGCATTTTCAGTGCGTTGTCCGGTGCGGGCGCCGCGACCGGGCTGCTGCTCGGCGGCATGCTCACCGAATGGGCGTCGTGGCGCTGGGTGATGTTCGTGAACGTCGGCTTCGCCGCCGTCGCCTTGGTCGGTGCGGTGCTGCTGCTGGCCAAGCATGTGGCTGCCGGGCGGCCCGAGATCGACATTCCGGGCACCCTCGTGGTGAGCGCCGCGCTGTTCGCCGTCGTCTACGGATTCGCGCACGCCGAATCAACCAGCTGGACCAACCCGGTAACCCTCGGTTGCCTGATCGGCGGCGTGGTACTGCTCGCGGTGTTCGTATGGCTGGAGGCGCGGGTCGCGCATCCGCTGCTGCCGCTGCGACTCGTGCTGGACCGCACCCGCGGTGGTTCGTTCCTGGCGGTGTTCGTCATGGGCATGGGGATGTTTTCGATCTTCCTGTTCCTGACCTACTACTTGGCGGTCAGCTTGGGCTACTCGCCGATCGAGGCCGGTTTGGCATTCCTGCCGATGGTCGCGGGCATCGTTCTCGCGTCAACCACCGTGCCCTCGCTGCTGCTGCCCAGGATCGGTCCGAAGATCGTGATCAGCACTAGCTTCCTGGTCTCCGCAGCCGGTATGGCCCGGCTGACCCAGCTCGAGCTGGGCAGCAGCTTCGTCACCGGCGTCCTGCCCGGACTGGTCCTGCTGGGTATCGGCCTCGGTGGCGTGATGACCACCGCGTTCCAGGGCGCGACCGCGGGCATACACCACGAGGACGCTGGTGTCGCCTCGGCGCTGATCAACACCAGCCAGCAGGTGGGTGGCTCGATCAGCACGGCGCTACTGACCACCGTTGCCACATCGGCGATGACCGACTACCTGACCTCACACCAGCCCGGCCCGCTGACCGTGGCGCAGGCTCACGTCGCGAGCTACACGGCCACCTTTACCTGGGGCGCCGGGATATTCGTGGCCGGTGCGGTGATCGCGGCTTTCCTGGTGCCGAATGCGGCTCTGGCACCGTCGGAGGGCGAGCCCGTGATAGCGCACTGA